DNA sequence from the Vicia villosa cultivar HV-30 ecotype Madison, WI linkage group LG3, Vvil1.0, whole genome shotgun sequence genome:
CAACCCCACTGACATGTTCATTATTACCATTTACCCCTTCAAGATTTCCTACCGTTATAATGGTACCGAATCGACACGCAACCCAGGAATCAATAACCACAATGGTACGAGGTCGACACGCAACCTAGGTATCAATAACCTCAAACGTTGTGCTGTCTTCCGTCTCTCAACGGCTAGTTTTTACCCTCTTCAATATCACCATATATAAATAACATACAATAGCTCAAGCTATCCCATCAATACAAGCCACCCCTCTCTGCATCTAAAGTAACAAAGCTAACCTCTTACACAACACATTCAGCTATCAGAAAAATCACCATGGTTGCTTCCTCAAGAactgtttcttcttctttaatGTTCATGTTCTTTCTCTTTGGCCTCTCTGCAGCTACAGAACTATTGGTTGGAGGcaaggaaaatgcatggaaggTTCCATCTTCTGAAGCAGACTCACTCAATAAATGGGCTGGGAAATCTCGTTTCAACGTCGGTGATCATCTTGGTAATTTACTTTCTCATTATTCATTCAATTTCAAAACCTATTTTTTCTATCATAATTTTCATCACTGAGCTATGTTTATTTTACAGTATGGAAATATGATGGTGGGAAAGACTCAGTTTTGCAAGTAAACAAAGAAGATTATGCTAACTGCAACAGCTCAAACCCCATTCAAGAGTACCATGATGGGAACACTAAGGTGAAGCTAGACCGTCCTGGACCATTCTACTTCATCAGTGGAGCTAAGGGTCATTGTGAGAAGGGACAAAAGCTGGTTGTGGTGGTTATTACTCCAAGGAAAAGATACGGTCCAGTTTCCCCTGCACCTTCTCCAGCACCCTCTTCAGCAGAGTTAGAAGGAGGTCCAGCTGTTGCTCCAGCTCCAACTAGCAGTGCATCAGTTTTGCAAACTGGTTTTGTGACTGCTCTGGGACTATTAGCTACTATTTCTGTTGGTTTTCTCATGTGAATCACAGCATCTTATTAGtcctttttttttctctcaaGAATCTTTTTATTTTGTAgctattcattttatttatttgttcagAACTTATAAATAAAAATCTGATATTGGATTCTAAATGTCTTCATCAAGATTCATTTTTTAGAATTTCATACAGTTCCGTACATGGATGAGGAATATGTTTAAGTTTTTTTACATTGACATCCAGAACTACACAAATTAAAGCAAAAACAAATACTGCACCTACATCACCAAAATCCAACCTAAAATGGTTGTCACATTTTAAATAGAAGTAGTCATCCCAGCATGGAAAGGAAGCAAAACCCTCAGCTCGAACAACAATGCTCCATAAAAACTGCTGACACTGCAAAAATAAAATTCCAAATTAGCTCGAACAATGCTCCATAAAAACTGCTGACACTGCAAAAATAAATTTCCAAATTAGCTCGAACAACAAGCATGTTGTTGCTAAATTACAACTCAATCACAATTCAAAATGTTCAATCAAACTTTTCTTTCCACATGCCGACACCATATTGTTTCACAGACCAATTTGAAGATCGTCTTATATTTCACGGACCAATTTCAAGAGACTTAAAAATGAATTACAAAACATTTTTCTCGGGTTTATATCCTTTAAAACTGACAGTTTTAGAGTATGTGCTCTCAACATAACATGGGTCCATTAATGCTACCATACagaaaaatgtcataaaaaagtTTAGCTCGGAACTCAATTGTGGCTTATTTTACCTGAATGTGGTACAATTGTGGCTTATTCGTGATGATTAGTTCTATTTAAAAGTATTGATTAGTAGATCATTCTCATCTCTCTCATTCTTATTATCATCCAAAAAAAGCGTACGTATGGCAGCAAAACATGGTTCCATTAATGGTTATATCCTGTAACTGACACTGTTTTATTCTCTTTCAACATTTGGAGTATGTGCTCAAGTCCATAAGATGGGTCTACCCCAGCAATTTTTATCCCTCAACATTCTTCGGTCAATGATTTCATCTACATCAACATTAACGCTTTCATCcagaaaaatatcataaaatagtTCATAACTCAATTGTGGCTCATTTAAGCTGAATGATGCACTTTAGATATGTATCTAGGAGTTCCGTCGGCGCATCAGCATCAGACTATAGTACAAcacttttattttaaacaattttggaGTTTCTGGATTCTATGGCTCTTATGCCTGTTATTTAATAACATTAAGCTGTAGAattagtaaaatatttttttgaatctAGTCACTTTAATCATCAAATGCAATACACAATCCTATCCAATGTCTATACGATCGTACGATAAAATACTACGAGTTTTAAGGTCTCAAGTATGCTGACTCATGCGAAGGGTTGTGGAGCTGTAGGATCAGGTTGGGTTCATCGACAAGATCTTAAAATGTAGGATTGATCATCCGCGGAAGATCAGGAGCCCAGTTCATAAAATGCCCTGTTGTTCCTTCTGTGTGAGCTTCCCTTGTTGACCTCCAGTGCTGCAACCTCCCTCTCTTCTCCGTAACATCCCTCTCTTCTCCGTAACATCCCTCTTACTATCCTCTTACTCTCTGGCCTCGGCATTTTATAAGAGTGGAAAGGAATGGGGGAAGGGGCGGAGCTGCATGCATTTGAAAAAAAACTGAAAGTGGAGAAATTTGGGGAGGTGTTTGTGTATATCTTATTCTTAGGTCATGTTATTTTTTTCATAGGAGAAATAAAATCgccttttatatttatttttaatcttctaagttaattaattaagtaatttatataccttaaaataaaataaattgtattGAATACCTTTTTCGATCATATTTTCCATTTTAAGTTTAGTTTAATGTTGTGATCATCTTACAATCCATGCTTCGATCCTATGGCCACCCCTCCCAATCCTAGATAAGATCTCAAATTTGAAAATATTGGGTCCACATATGTCAAATTGAGAAAACCGTGATGATCATTTGAGTTCTAAAATGCATAACAGGATCATAaactattataaatttgataGGGCAAAAATTCTTGGtacttaaaattataaattcaCGCTGCAGCTACTAGAACCAAAGAGCATTAAACTCATAAAGCAGATAACATTGTTATAAGAAAGAAACTCTACCAGAGTTCATGAAAATCAGGGCACGAGTAGTTTATCGTCATTATCTTCTGAAAAATTGTCAACATGATCGTCATCGTCTTCTGACATGTTGTCAATTCGAAGCGGTCCTTTAATACCCCCATTATTACTGCCGAGAAGCTCCCTGGATGCTTTCTCTAGAAACTCCTTGGCAACAGCTTGAACAGATGGCCTTTCAGAGGATTGATACTTTCTCTTTTGACCAGCCCGCTCCCCATGTTTCTTCTTCTGTCCCTCCCTTCTACTCAAGTTCCTCATTTTCTGCCTTTGCTCTGCAGAAAATAACCACTTCATTAAATACATGTAATCAAAATGGAAGACACTGGATGACCCTAAGAAGTAATAACCAAAATCATTACCCACCTGAGGTAAGGTCAGGCAGAGAGTGTTCGATGAAGCGTGTAGCTGCTTGATAATTCAATGTAGTAGAAGGTCGAAGAGGAGcttcacaaacaaaaacaaaattaaaaaaattaatcgaTTTAACCATACAATACAATAGTGTTATCTAATTAAAACTCAAGCACTACTATGCAGCACCGACCCCTCATATTGAAGGTATGTTCGTTACATTCAATTActtcaattttaaaattattatcaatGTCTACATGTCATGTCAGTAACATATCCTATTGCTACGCATCATAGCTCGATGAAAATGCGCTTCCAATTCAAATAATCATCATGTTGTAAAATAAACATGAAGATTGAACAAAAGAGCATTCATTAATCAGAAAAGAAATACCTTTATTCAAATCTAACAGACGTTCAAGTTTGTCTTGGTATATATCTAATCTATCCTGAGAATTCAACAACAAAAACAGTGTAAGAAATTAGGGTTAAGTAAAAAACAGAATTAACAGAGTAAGAATAAAAACTCACAAGCTCTGATTTGACAGAGTGATTATCAGGTTGAACTCCAGTACACCTCAATTTCACTAAAAAAACGAGAAACACAAAATTAAGCAACAAAAGAACAAAActtgaaattgaaattaaaattatgcAATTGCAATCAGATGATGAAGATTAAGGGAAAACGGTAACACTTACAAGCGAGGAGAGTGGAAGTGATTTTGGAGAGGAGGAAGAGAGAGTGAGCACGTTGAAGAGGTGGAATTTGGGAGAGAATTTGAGGGTTCATGAGAGGTAAGAATTGTTCAAAATGTGAACGTAATTCGTGAAGGTTAGAGAGAGTGGTGGTG
Encoded proteins:
- the LOC131660692 gene encoding uncharacterized protein LOC131660692; its protein translation is MVKPTEQDTESIAVPESVMDSVTTTLSNLHELRSHFEQFLPLMNPQILSQIPPLQRAHSLFLLSKITSTLLALKLRCTGVQPDNHSVKSELDRLDIYQDKLERLLDLNKAPLRPSTTLNYQAATRFIEHSLPDLTSEQRQKMRNLSRREGQKKKHGERAGQKRKYQSSERPSVQAVAKEFLEKASRELLGSNNGGIKGPLRIDNMSEDDDDHVDNFSEDNDDKLLVP
- the LOC131660693 gene encoding early nodulin-like protein 14; this encodes MVASSRTVSSSLMFMFFLFGLSAATELLVGGKENAWKVPSSEADSLNKWAGKSRFNVGDHLVWKYDGGKDSVLQVNKEDYANCNSSNPIQEYHDGNTKVKLDRPGPFYFISGAKGHCEKGQKLVVVVITPRKRYGPVSPAPSPAPSSAELEGGPAVAPAPTSSASVLQTGFVTALGLLATISVGFLM